Proteins encoded by one window of Geobacter sp. DSM 9736:
- a CDS encoding response regulator, whose product MGRRLDVFVPKWGGLPSSAQGLREWKWMEEQLACETVKPLILVAEDDAMAGELVRDVLEMWGFDTNLARNGEDAVDLWEQRHYDLILMDIQMPKLDGISATSLIRQKEKERGGHTPIVAFTAFAFGKDRERCLAAGMDAYLTKPLDFSEGKRVITALIGRSGTS is encoded by the coding sequence ATGGGAAGACGCCTCGATGTTTTCGTGCCGAAATGGGGAGGGCTCCCTTCGTCAGCGCAGGGATTGCGGGAGTGGAAGTGGATGGAAGAGCAACTTGCATGCGAGACGGTAAAACCGCTGATTCTTGTGGCGGAAGATGACGCCATGGCAGGCGAGCTTGTCAGGGATGTGCTCGAAATGTGGGGGTTCGACACAAATCTGGCACGTAACGGCGAAGACGCAGTGGACCTGTGGGAACAGCGGCATTACGACTTGATACTGATGGATATACAGATGCCGAAGCTTGATGGTATCAGTGCGACCTCGTTGATCCGGCAGAAGGAAAAAGAACGCGGAGGTCATACACCGATTGTGGCATTTACCGCCTTCGCCTTTGGCAAGGACAGGGAGAGATGTCTCGCTGCCGGTATGGATGCATATCTGACCAAGCCGCTTGACTTCTCCGAAGGAAAGCGGGTCATAACGGCACTTATCGGCAGGTCCGGGACTTCCTGA